A section of the Sulfurovum riftiae genome encodes:
- a CDS encoding globin, which translates to MATKREIMELPLSQVRKGEEVHFKNPPAAFFDAIGGEEGMKELMYDFYDKIYESAIAHYFPQDEAEFDEVKFKNSKFFIQICGGPKVYENEAKGMNLNEYMIRVHDNFSITESSRIEWLGTMREALADKAQHVDIELIKAFWDYLEHFSKLTVNTFADGSTYYAAYTQAKEDG; encoded by the coding sequence ATGGCTACCAAACGAGAAATTATGGAACTCCCGCTAAGCCAGGTCAGAAAAGGGGAAGAGGTTCACTTCAAGAACCCTCCTGCGGCTTTTTTTGATGCAATAGGCGGAGAAGAAGGTATGAAAGAATTAATGTATGACTTCTATGACAAGATCTATGAGAGTGCCATTGCCCATTACTTTCCACAGGATGAAGCAGAATTTGATGAAGTAAAATTCAAAAACTCAAAATTCTTCATTCAGATCTGCGGAGGACCGAAGGTCTATGAAAATGAAGCCAAAGGCATGAACCTGAACGAATATATGATACGTGTACATGATAACTTCTCTATCACGGAAAGTTCCCGTATTGAATGGCTGGGTACCATGCGCGAGGCCTTGGCAGACAAAGCGCAGCATGTAGATATTGAACTCATAAAAGCATTTTGGGATTACCTGGAACACTTCTCCAAACTGACGGTCAATACCTTTGCTGACGGAAGTACCTACTATGCAGCCTATACACAGGCCAAAGAAGACGGTTAG
- a CDS encoding carbon-nitrogen hydrolase: MKTALIQQKFYSNRVDIIQATVLKIKEAAQKKAELVVLQELHQSEYFCQSEDTRFFDYAAGFEADVAFWGSVAKENRIVLVTSLFEKRAPGLYHNTAVVFEKDGSVAGKYRKMHIPDDPGFYEKFYFTPGDTGFEPIETSVGKLGVLVCWDQWYPEAARIMALKGAHLLIYPTAIGWFDEDTEEEKARQLDSWITIQRSHAIANGIPVLSCNRVGFEADSSGVMKGIRFWGNSFICGAQGEMLTQAGNGNEEILYAEIVHERTREVRDIWPFLRDRRIENYDCLLNRYCDEKP, encoded by the coding sequence ATGAAAACAGCATTGATACAACAGAAATTTTACAGTAACAGGGTAGACATCATTCAGGCCACCGTCTTAAAGATAAAAGAAGCCGCCCAGAAGAAAGCAGAACTTGTCGTCCTGCAGGAACTGCATCAAAGCGAATACTTCTGCCAGAGTGAAGATACCCGTTTCTTTGACTATGCTGCCGGGTTTGAGGCCGATGTCGCTTTTTGGGGCAGTGTAGCCAAAGAGAACCGGATCGTTCTCGTAACATCTCTTTTTGAAAAACGGGCGCCCGGTCTCTACCACAACACGGCTGTTGTTTTTGAGAAAGACGGCAGTGTCGCCGGAAAATACCGCAAAATGCACATCCCGGATGATCCGGGATTTTATGAGAAATTCTATTTCACCCCCGGCGATACGGGCTTTGAACCGATCGAAACATCCGTAGGGAAACTGGGTGTACTGGTCTGCTGGGACCAGTGGTATCCGGAAGCAGCCCGCATTATGGCCCTCAAGGGTGCCCATCTGCTCATCTACCCTACTGCCATTGGCTGGTTCGATGAGGACACAGAGGAGGAGAAAGCACGTCAGCTTGACAGCTGGATCACCATTCAGCGCTCCCATGCGATCGCCAACGGTATTCCCGTTCTCTCCTGCAACCGTGTCGGGTTCGAAGCTGACAGCAGCGGTGTCATGAAAGGTATCCGTTTTTGGGGGAATTCCTTCATATGCGGCGCACAGGGAGAGATGTTGACCCAGGCGGGGAATGGGAACGAAGAGATCCTATATGCAGAGATCGTACATGAACGCACCAGAGAGGTGAGGGATATCTGGCCCTTCCTGCGTGACAGACGCATCGAGAACTACGATTGTCTTCTCAATCGCTATTGTGATGAAAAACCGTAG
- a CDS encoding CAP domain-containing protein — translation MAVLAGCGSRKTVVYPACKIRPNPHPASALSPETKISYLDAVNRMRAKPRRCGNKVYAAAKPLQWNDTLYKAAYEHSKDMAMCCHFSHEGSGRESDWTAKAQALGRCSSFVNRIENNGYTRHRTVAENIAYGANTLKDVMQQWISSEGHCRNIMNPTFTDFGMAKAAASDGRYYWTQTFGADIP, via the coding sequence TTGGCAGTTCTTGCTGGTTGCGGAAGTCGAAAAACAGTTGTTTATCCGGCTTGCAAGATCCGGCCAAACCCCCATCCTGCATCTGCACTCAGTCCTGAAACGAAAATTTCTTATCTGGATGCAGTGAACAGAATGCGTGCAAAGCCCAGAAGATGCGGTAACAAAGTGTATGCTGCCGCAAAGCCACTGCAGTGGAACGATACACTCTATAAAGCTGCTTACGAACACAGCAAGGATATGGCAATGTGTTGCCATTTCAGCCATGAGGGTTCCGGTAGAGAGAGTGACTGGACGGCAAAAGCACAGGCACTTGGAAGGTGCAGCAGCTTTGTCAACAGGATAGAGAACAACGGTTATACAAGGCATCGTACAGTTGCAGAGAATATCGCTTACGGGGCGAATACGCTTAAAGATGTCATGCAACAGTGGATCAGTTCGGAAGGTCATTGCAGAAATATCATGAACCCGACGTTCACTGACTTTGGTATGGCAAAAGCAGCAGCATCTGACGGACGATACTACTGGACGCAGACATTCGGTGCCGATATTCCTTAG
- a CDS encoding CAP domain-containing protein — translation MEIKQAIITISSALFIVGCGGGGGAGGTTETSATDGDSQNQAPTSAITTPNPYPAELLTDDEREAFLKVINDARSIEQDCGSKGVYAAAPALKWSDELYSAAVEHSTDMVESDIFQHDGSGTDSDWTGMDIGKASSVADRLENNGYTDWRKIGENITAGTERDTAQEAVDAWLESDAHCAILMSTGYTEVGMAHVEDTNAYYTHYWTQNFGSR, via the coding sequence ATGGAAATCAAACAAGCTATCATTACAATATCAAGTGCACTGTTCATTGTCGGTTGTGGCGGTGGAGGTGGTGCAGGTGGTACTACTGAAACAAGTGCTACGGATGGAGACAGCCAAAACCAGGCTCCGACCTCTGCCATTACAACACCGAATCCCTATCCGGCGGAACTGTTGACAGATGATGAAAGAGAAGCATTTCTCAAGGTTATTAATGATGCCAGAAGTATAGAACAGGATTGCGGCAGTAAAGGTGTCTATGCAGCAGCACCAGCTTTAAAGTGGAGTGATGAACTCTATAGTGCAGCAGTGGAACACAGTACCGATATGGTTGAAAGTGACATCTTCCAGCATGACGGTTCGGGGACAGATTCGGATTGGACGGGAATGGATATTGGAAAAGCGAGCAGTGTTGCAGATCGTCTGGAGAACAATGGTTATACGGATTGGAGAAAGATAGGTGAGAACATCACGGCCGGGACAGAAAGAGATACAGCCCAGGAAGCAGTGGATGCCTGGCTGGAGAGTGATGCGCATTGTGCTATTCTTATGAGTACCGGCTATACAGAAGTGGGAATGGCGCACGTAGAAGATACCAATGCCTACTATACCCATTACTGGACACAGAATTTCGGAAGCCGCTAA
- a CDS encoding agmatine deiminase family protein, whose product MRRVPAEWERQRCVLMSFPHEETDWAKEDLNAALSPFIRIAQAIAYKEAVYIICKAKEKIASMFCSTRNMTFIEIPTNDTWIRDYGYISIKENDETRLLDFTFDGWGGKFDAALDNSVNTLLHQKGYMGITPLEHIDFVLEGGSIESDGQGTILTTSQCLCNPNRNGGLSKAEVESHLEKYLGTKRVLWLDYGYLAGDDTDSHIDTLARFTDEETIAYVKCEDPEDEHYHALSAMEEQLKTFKQENGDPYRLVPLPMCEAKYNKEGERLPATYANFLITNDAFVFPTYSDSRNDKKAENIFRELFPEKEIIPVNCLKLIEEGGSLHCSTMQVAY is encoded by the coding sequence ATGAGAAGAGTCCCCGCAGAGTGGGAGCGTCAGCGCTGTGTACTGATGTCCTTCCCGCATGAAGAGACCGACTGGGCCAAAGAAGACCTCAATGCAGCGCTCTCCCCTTTCATCCGCATCGCTCAGGCCATTGCCTACAAAGAAGCTGTTTACATCATCTGTAAAGCAAAAGAGAAGATCGCCTCCATGTTCTGCAGTACCCGGAACATGACCTTCATAGAGATCCCGACCAACGATACATGGATCCGTGACTACGGCTACATCAGTATCAAGGAGAATGATGAGACCAGACTGCTCGATTTTACCTTTGACGGATGGGGCGGAAAATTTGATGCTGCACTTGACAACTCTGTCAACACCCTTTTACACCAGAAAGGATACATGGGCATCACTCCACTCGAACACATAGACTTTGTACTTGAAGGCGGTTCCATAGAGAGTGACGGGCAGGGCACCATTCTGACCACATCACAGTGTCTTTGTAACCCGAACCGAAACGGAGGCTTGAGCAAAGCAGAGGTTGAAAGCCATTTGGAGAAATACCTTGGTACCAAAAGAGTACTCTGGCTCGATTACGGATACCTTGCCGGTGACGATACTGACAGCCATATCGATACACTGGCACGTTTCACAGATGAAGAGACCATTGCCTATGTCAAATGTGAAGATCCGGAAGATGAACACTACCATGCCCTTTCAGCCATGGAGGAGCAGCTCAAAACCTTCAAACAGGAGAATGGCGACCCCTATAGACTGGTACCCTTACCCATGTGTGAAGCCAAATACAATAAGGAGGGGGAAAGGCTTCCTGCGACCTATGCCAATTTTCTCATCACCAATGATGCATTTGTATTTCCGACATACAGTGACAGCAGGAACGATAAAAAGGCTGAAAATATTTTCAGGGAGTTGTTTCCGGAAAAAGAGATAATCCCGGTGAATTGTCTTAAACTTATAGAGGAGGGAGGAAGCCTCCACTGTTCTACTATGCAGGTGGCTTATTAG
- a CDS encoding alanine racemase has translation MATILINKDNFYHNLNQIALKTGSIEKIAMVLKDNAYGHGLEIMGKLASEFGIRHAVVKNIEEAERIKALFETVLILGDLAVKDEVYTFAINDLSDIANAQKGAKVELKVDTGMHRNGIAMDEVDTALQQIEKRGLELVGVMTHFRSADEMGSELFWQQKQFESVKEKVHAAGFKKVRFHSHNSAAILRTRNFSEDLVRVGIAAYGYNELPEPFDHVTLKPVMKLMAGKVAARRLSKGERVGYGGDFSAPDAMKVATYDLGYGDGWPRGDSQNAYITAEGLPVLGRVSMDFIILESDKEVVVIMDNAQEAAKQFGTISYEMTTALSEKIERLVI, from the coding sequence ATGGCAACTATTTTAATCAACAAAGACAATTTCTATCACAATCTTAACCAAATTGCACTAAAGACCGGCTCAATAGAGAAGATCGCCATGGTACTCAAAGACAATGCCTATGGGCATGGGCTGGAGATCATGGGAAAGCTTGCTTCGGAGTTTGGTATTCGTCATGCTGTGGTCAAGAACATAGAAGAGGCTGAGCGTATCAAAGCCCTGTTTGAAACGGTGCTGATACTCGGAGACCTGGCGGTCAAAGATGAGGTGTATACCTTTGCCATCAACGATCTGTCTGACATTGCGAATGCCCAGAAAGGTGCAAAAGTGGAACTCAAGGTCGATACTGGGATGCACCGCAACGGGATCGCAATGGATGAGGTCGATACGGCACTGCAACAGATAGAAAAGAGAGGTTTGGAGCTTGTGGGTGTGATGACCCATTTCCGCTCTGCAGACGAGATGGGCTCCGAGCTTTTCTGGCAGCAGAAACAGTTTGAATCTGTCAAAGAGAAGGTGCATGCTGCCGGTTTCAAAAAAGTACGTTTCCATTCGCACAACTCAGCGGCGATCCTTCGTACACGAAATTTCAGTGAAGACCTTGTGCGTGTGGGTATCGCCGCCTATGGTTACAATGAACTGCCGGAACCCTTTGATCATGTAACGCTCAAGCCGGTCATGAAGCTGATGGCTGGGAAAGTGGCTGCACGCAGACTCTCAAAAGGAGAACGGGTAGGGTATGGCGGAGACTTTTCAGCTCCTGACGCGATGAAAGTGGCGACCTATGACCTTGGGTATGGTGACGGATGGCCGAGAGGTGACAGCCAGAATGCCTATATAACGGCAGAGGGTCTGCCTGTTCTGGGTCGAGTCTCCATGGACTTCATTATTCTCGAGTCGGACAAAGAGGTGGTGGTCATCATGGACAATGCACAGGAAGCCGCCAAACAGTTCGGGACGATCTCATACGAGATGACAACGGCACTGTCCGAAAAGATAGAACGGCTTGTTATCTGA
- a CDS encoding ABC1 kinase family protein — MVFIFLLTVYLLIKKKDRFLFIEPLSPSALRENINELGASFIKLAQVLATRADFFSDAYLAELRSLHDEIPPMSKKHFQKVYDRAFGDSDPFESFNEEPIASASIGEVHEAWLKSGEHVAVKLRRWQIADQVMADIRILTFFNQLFSPLFSHYTKNSIDSLIAEFSDMILKEVSFTNELSNLKTFSKVYEKSGVIFPIPYETYCSDDAIVMRFEEGIRFDDKEGLKEKKIDFSTAMNQLISFYTEQMLINGYFHADPHPGNLLIREDGTLVLLDFGMVKRISNPARIAIIEMVKSAHEQDFELYISSCKRLGVITYEAPQDQMTELAQKMFEIFNDDSLDATSMQELAFGVMASMRDFPFKLPQEAIYIMRASAIIEGLGTIYIPNFNGVKDILPLLQQNIPRALGADNGILEAMKDEVESLPLTLRQIKTGIQKISEDELRVHLSERQLEWLESRIGERIGRFKSAFVLILLAFFILLLDPGYKIAAIIFFALGAIRLLYR, encoded by the coding sequence ATGGTTTTTATCTTTCTGTTGACAGTCTATCTGCTGATCAAAAAGAAGGACCGTTTTCTTTTCATTGAACCGCTTTCTCCTTCTGCACTGAGGGAGAACATCAACGAACTCGGGGCCAGTTTCATCAAGCTGGCACAGGTTCTGGCGACACGGGCCGATTTTTTCAGTGACGCCTACCTGGCCGAATTGAGATCTCTGCACGATGAGATCCCGCCCATGTCAAAAAAACATTTTCAGAAAGTATACGATCGTGCATTTGGAGATAGTGACCCGTTTGAATCATTCAATGAAGAGCCCATTGCCAGTGCGTCCATAGGTGAAGTACATGAAGCATGGCTCAAAAGCGGGGAGCATGTCGCAGTCAAACTGCGCCGATGGCAGATCGCAGACCAAGTCATGGCCGACATTAGGATATTGACCTTTTTCAACCAGCTCTTCTCTCCGCTCTTTTCCCACTATACCAAAAACTCCATCGATTCTCTAATCGCTGAATTCTCGGACATGATCCTCAAAGAGGTCAGCTTCACCAATGAACTCTCCAATCTGAAAACATTTTCAAAAGTCTATGAAAAAAGCGGTGTCATCTTTCCCATTCCCTACGAGACATACTGCAGTGACGATGCCATTGTCATGCGTTTCGAAGAGGGAATACGCTTTGACGACAAAGAGGGTCTGAAGGAAAAGAAGATCGACTTTTCAACTGCCATGAACCAACTGATCTCCTTCTATACCGAGCAGATGCTGATCAACGGCTACTTCCATGCAGACCCGCATCCGGGAAATCTTCTCATAAGAGAAGACGGGACACTGGTACTCCTGGATTTCGGTATGGTCAAGCGTATCAGCAATCCGGCCCGTATCGCGATCATCGAGATGGTAAAATCGGCACATGAACAGGATTTTGAACTTTACATCTCCAGCTGCAAGCGTCTCGGGGTCATCACCTATGAAGCACCACAGGACCAGATGACCGAACTGGCACAGAAAATGTTCGAGATCTTCAACGATGACTCTCTCGATGCCACAAGCATGCAGGAGCTTGCTTTCGGTGTCATGGCCTCCATGCGTGATTTCCCTTTCAAACTTCCCCAGGAAGCCATCTACATTATGCGGGCAAGTGCCATCATCGAAGGGCTGGGGACCATTTACATTCCCAATTTCAACGGGGTCAAAGATATCCTCCCCCTGCTTCAGCAGAACATTCCTCGTGCACTGGGTGCGGACAACGGTATTTTGGAGGCAATGAAGGATGAAGTCGAATCACTTCCGTTGACACTCAGACAGATCAAGACAGGCATACAGAAGATCAGTGAGGACGAACTGAGAGTTCACCTAAGTGAAAGGCAGCTGGAGTGGCTTGAGAGCCGTATCGGGGAGCGTATCGGGAGATTCAAAAGTGCATTCGTTCTTATCTTGCTGGCCTTTTTCATTCTGCTGCTCGATCCTGGCTACAAGATCGCAGCCATCATATTTTTTGCACTCGGAGCGATCAGACTGCTCTACAGATGA
- a CDS encoding TOBE domain-containing protein yields the protein MEITSPLTFEISGEPFLLEKRIRLLHAIEEHGSISKAAKAVPMSYKSAWEAVDAMNSLSPEPIVIRETGGKDGGGTTITEYGVMLLQNYALLREEHSRFLERLSELTDIENGAFGTIGRLGLQISARNQIQAAVLQVEPGEVNARVYLKLKGGQELLSIITEEAVENLHIEAGQIVTAICKSSNVNIVNNVKDTMKNRLEGKVVQIEKDKLNAKISVDIGGHDRIISVMPLEKAQNLVLTEGSAVIIGIEAKNIMLGR from the coding sequence ATGGAAATCACTTCACCACTAACCTTTGAAATTTCAGGAGAACCGTTTCTGCTGGAGAAGCGTATACGGCTGCTTCATGCCATTGAAGAGCACGGCTCCATCTCCAAGGCAGCCAAAGCAGTGCCCATGAGTTATAAAAGTGCCTGGGAAGCGGTCGATGCGATGAACTCCCTCTCTCCCGAACCCATTGTCATCAGGGAAACCGGAGGAAAAGACGGAGGCGGCACGACCATTACCGAGTACGGGGTCATGCTGTTGCAGAACTATGCACTGCTGAGAGAGGAACACAGCCGTTTTCTCGAACGTCTTTCAGAGCTGACGGACATTGAGAATGGTGCTTTTGGGACCATAGGACGACTGGGCCTTCAGATATCGGCACGAAACCAGATACAGGCTGCGGTGCTGCAGGTTGAACCCGGTGAGGTCAATGCACGGGTCTATCTGAAGTTGAAAGGCGGCCAGGAACTGCTTTCCATCATTACCGAAGAAGCGGTGGAGAATCTTCATATAGAGGCAGGACAGATCGTCACGGCCATCTGTAAATCCTCAAATGTGAATATTGTCAATAATGTAAAGGATACAATGAAAAATCGGCTTGAGGGGAAAGTTGTACAGATCGAAAAAGACAAACTGAATGCAAAGATCAGTGTAGATATAGGTGGTCATGACCGGATCATCTCAGTGATGCCTTTGGAGAAAGCACAGAACTTGGTACTGACAGAAGGAAGCGCTGTCATTATCGGAATAGAAGCAAAAAATATCATGTTGGGGAGATAA
- the modA gene encoding molybdate ABC transporter substrate-binding protein, translating into MKIRVVWLLLIAIALNAGEIRIAVAANVSYAIEPLIKAFNNEYPDSKVNVILGSSGKLTAQISHGAPYDLFLSANMKYPEALYENGEAVTKPVVYAQGSLAFFSVKEQDFSKGMALLKELSIKRIAVANPKTAPYGVAAEEALKKAKVYNDVKDKLIYGESISQTVSYAATATDMGIIAKSSLFSPRMSKYEKEKHWKDVDPKLYTPIDQGMVLLKHGSRNSEARAFYDFILGAKAKKILLDFGYLIP; encoded by the coding sequence GTGAAGATCAGAGTTGTCTGGCTCTTGTTGATAGCCATAGCGTTAAATGCCGGAGAGATACGCATAGCCGTAGCAGCCAATGTCAGTTATGCCATCGAGCCGCTGATAAAGGCGTTCAACAATGAATATCCGGATAGCAAAGTGAATGTGATACTCGGAAGCAGCGGTAAACTGACGGCACAGATAAGCCATGGTGCACCGTACGATCTTTTTTTGTCCGCAAATATGAAATATCCTGAAGCACTGTATGAAAATGGAGAAGCTGTGACAAAACCGGTGGTCTATGCCCAGGGTTCGCTGGCTTTCTTTTCGGTAAAAGAACAGGACTTTTCCAAAGGAATGGCACTTTTAAAAGAGCTAAGTATCAAACGGATCGCTGTGGCCAATCCCAAAACGGCACCCTATGGTGTTGCTGCGGAAGAGGCACTGAAAAAGGCCAAGGTGTATAATGATGTAAAGGATAAACTGATCTACGGAGAGTCCATTTCCCAGACAGTTTCATATGCTGCGACCGCAACAGATATGGGGATCATTGCGAAATCTTCTCTTTTCAGCCCCCGGATGTCCAAATATGAGAAGGAAAAACACTGGAAAGATGTGGACCCGAAGCTCTATACACCGATCGATCAGGGAATGGTCCTGTTGAAGCACGGCAGCAGGAACAGTGAAGCCAGGGCATTTTATGATTTCATACTTGGAGCAAAGGCAAAAAAGATCCTGTTGGATTTCGGGTATCTGATACCATGA
- a CDS encoding TOBE domain-containing protein, translated as MSRIIATIKKIESIDSLNVVTFVANGSRLTMVSLELGEDISLGRSVTLSCKPTSVALAKPEILQDDMQMLLSYANQITVTITSIDKGRLLSSVLLRFGDATLEALIITASLERMGFEAGDTAVALIKVSDLSILEVLDA; from the coding sequence ATGAGCCGGATAATTGCGACCATCAAGAAGATAGAGAGTATAGACAGCCTCAATGTCGTTACCTTTGTCGCCAACGGGAGCCGGCTTACAATGGTCAGCCTGGAACTTGGAGAAGATATCTCTCTAGGCCGAAGTGTCACACTTTCCTGCAAACCGACTTCTGTGGCACTGGCCAAACCAGAGATACTTCAGGACGATATGCAAATGTTGCTCAGCTATGCCAACCAGATCACGGTGACGATCACCTCTATAGACAAAGGCAGACTTCTGAGCAGTGTTTTACTCCGGTTTGGCGATGCGACTCTCGAAGCACTCATTATTACCGCTTCGCTTGAGAGAATGGGGTTTGAAGCGGGAGATACTGCTGTGGCACTCATTAAAGTGAGTGATCTTTCTATTTTGGAGGTGCTTGATGCTTGA
- the modB gene encoding molybdate ABC transporter permease subunit, with product MLEIFGKIEFTPFLLSFKLAAITTLILFLLSIPLAWYLSQTRSKSKPFLEALTALPIVLPPSVLGFYLLWALSANSPVGAFFEETFGIKLVFSFTGLVVASCFYSLPFMVQPLQSGFESLNRHMLEASYLSGKSKIRTIFSVAIPNMKPALLTALIVTFAHTVGEFGVVLMVGGSIAGETKVASVAIYEMVETMDYASAHIYSAILLLISFTVLLSVYLFNQKQNRKFGL from the coding sequence ATGCTTGAGATATTCGGCAAGATCGAATTTACACCCTTTCTGCTATCGTTCAAACTGGCAGCGATCACGACGTTGATCCTCTTTCTGCTCAGTATTCCGCTTGCCTGGTACCTTTCACAGACACGTTCGAAATCAAAACCCTTTCTTGAAGCACTGACAGCCCTGCCTATTGTACTTCCTCCTTCGGTATTGGGTTTTTATCTGCTCTGGGCACTCTCGGCCAATTCACCGGTCGGTGCTTTTTTCGAAGAGACCTTCGGGATCAAACTGGTCTTCTCTTTTACCGGACTGGTGGTGGCAAGCTGTTTCTATTCGCTTCCTTTTATGGTGCAGCCTCTGCAGAGCGGGTTCGAATCGCTGAACAGGCACATGCTTGAAGCGAGTTATCTCAGCGGCAAGAGCAAGATCCGGACGATCTTCTCTGTGGCCATCCCCAATATGAAACCGGCACTCCTGACCGCACTTATCGTTACGTTCGCACATACGGTCGGAGAGTTCGGTGTGGTCCTGATGGTCGGCGGGAGCATCGCAGGAGAGACAAAAGTTGCATCGGTCGCGATCTATGAGATGGTAGAGACCATGGATTACGCTTCGGCACATATCTACAGTGCTATTCTGCTGCTTATCAGTTTTACCGTGCTTTTGAGTGTCTACCTTTTTAACCAGAAACAGAACAGAAAATTTGGGCTTTGA
- a CDS encoding ABC transporter ATP-binding protein → MLNLQIEKRLQGAGGEMKLHVDLAIEEGSFVAVAGESGSGKTTLLRILAGLEKAEGRIVISGETWMDSGYSMPVQRRKIGFVFQDYALFENMTVEENLLFVEEDRVLSSKLLEMTELVSLKGRMPGTLSGGQKQRVALCRAMMKKPTLLLMDEPLSALDPVMRQKLQQEITALHRTFGTTTLMVSHDPSEIYRLADRVLVLDRGEVVADGSPKEVLLKTQGSQKFSFEGELLDITKVDVIYVAVISIGQQLVEVVVSSQEAKHLTIGQKVMVSTKAFAPMIV, encoded by the coding sequence ATGTTGAATTTACAAATAGAAAAAAGACTGCAGGGTGCCGGTGGTGAGATGAAACTCCATGTCGATCTGGCGATTGAAGAGGGCTCGTTTGTAGCGGTAGCCGGAGAGAGCGGAAGCGGGAAGACCACCCTTCTGCGTATTTTGGCCGGGCTGGAAAAAGCAGAGGGTCGCATCGTGATCTCAGGTGAGACCTGGATGGACAGTGGGTACAGTATGCCTGTGCAGCGCAGAAAGATAGGTTTCGTCTTTCAGGACTATGCCCTCTTTGAGAATATGACGGTAGAAGAGAACCTTCTCTTTGTAGAAGAGGACAGGGTATTGTCCTCAAAGCTGCTGGAGATGACGGAACTGGTCTCACTCAAAGGACGTATGCCCGGTACGCTGAGCGGCGGACAGAAACAGCGTGTCGCCCTCTGCCGTGCCATGATGAAAAAACCCACACTGCTTTTGATGGATGAACCCCTCTCTGCACTGGACCCCGTGATGCGCCAAAAGCTTCAGCAGGAGATAACAGCACTGCACAGAACCTTCGGTACGACCACACTCATGGTCAGTCATGACCCCAGTGAGATCTACCGTCTGGCAGACAGGGTACTTGTTCTTGACAGAGGAGAGGTTGTAGCAGACGGAAGCCCAAAAGAAGTTCTTCTCAAGACACAAGGAAGCCAGAAATTCTCCTTTGAAGGGGAACTTCTCGATATTACCAAAGTGGATGTGATCTATGTTGCTGTTATCTCCATAGGACAGCAGCTTGTTGAAGTGGTCGTAAGTTCGCAGGAGGCAAAACATTTGACCATCGGACAGAAGGTGATGGTAAGTACGAAGGCTTTTGCACCGATGATCGTGTAA
- a CDS encoding IS110 family transposase, whose amino-acid sequence MEKYIGIDISKATLDLYDGDKSYKVGNNREGFTFIRKLAKDKKDLVLIFEPTGVYAHSLISYCKQQHIRAVIVGSKEARDYARSIKQRSKTDKIDAKVLYRYQTQVDPSTITIPTLDTRMIRITQRRNVYDKYQHTITQLRNLIEATHKEDKTLIRSLQKQIASLEQSADTLLKEIENLLVEDEGNQTALENLQTIPGIGKKSAVALLLEFMRHPHAKSNEMVALMGLDPVLRDSGVFKGKSRISKQGGKHLRQKLYMATIVAIKHNDRLKHFYERLVSHGKPKMVALLAAMRKLLRIAFALVKNNEPYRALV is encoded by the coding sequence ATGGAAAAGTATATCGGAATTGACATTAGTAAAGCAACCTTGGATCTCTATGATGGAGATAAAAGCTATAAGGTAGGTAACAATCGTGAAGGCTTCACCTTCATCCGTAAACTGGCGAAGGATAAAAAGGATCTTGTGTTGATCTTCGAGCCCACCGGAGTCTATGCTCATTCGCTGATAAGCTACTGCAAACAACAGCATATTCGAGCTGTGATAGTTGGCTCTAAAGAGGCCCGTGATTATGCCCGCAGTATCAAACAACGCTCTAAAACCGACAAGATCGATGCTAAGGTGCTCTACCGGTACCAGACCCAGGTGGATCCCTCGACTATCACCATTCCTACACTGGATACCCGTATGATCCGAATTACCCAGCGGAGGAATGTGTATGATAAGTATCAGCACACCATTACACAGTTACGCAATCTCATTGAAGCCACGCATAAAGAGGACAAAACACTCATACGCTCCCTGCAAAAGCAGATCGCCTCTTTAGAGCAATCAGCCGATACACTGCTAAAAGAGATCGAAAACCTTCTGGTGGAAGATGAAGGAAACCAAACTGCTCTGGAAAACCTGCAAACCATTCCCGGTATTGGCAAAAAGAGTGCCGTAGCACTGCTGTTGGAGTTCATGCGTCATCCCCATGCCAAAAGCAATGAGATGGTGGCTCTGATGGGATTGGATCCGGTGTTACGGGATTCAGGGGTGTTTAAAGGTAAGAGTCGTATCTCCAAACAGGGAGGAAAGCATCTAAGACAAAAGCTTTATATGGCTACAATCGTAGCCATCAAACACAATGACCGGTTGAAGCACTTTTATGAACGGCTTGTCTCCCATGGCAAACCCAAGATGGTAGCTTTACTCGCTGCTATGCGAAAGCTTCTACGTATTGCGTTTGCTTTGGTGAAAAACAATGAGCCTTATCGGGCTCTTGTTTAA